The following proteins are encoded in a genomic region of Alosa alosa isolate M-15738 ecotype Scorff River chromosome 10, AALO_Geno_1.1, whole genome shotgun sequence:
- the LOC125302329 gene encoding synaptonemal complex protein 3-like, producing MASKRSHLEENDDTTAVSKRNRQLMSNEDVLPGENFRTMIDQFGANVNQAFLAKKKQLHTFTSSSIKTSNQKMVQLWQNQQRDRGQLTQDYTCQFNAVFQQWKTDVQKSKEMDEKLVNMFQHQQKMFQHMRAAQGQRLKTLKQLMDQYIQSLQEVEKTHNEEQGALLADLRQEMSAYQKNMLIVTQQQEMASVRKSLQSMLM from the exons ATGGCTTCGAAGAGATCTCACTTGGAAGAAAATG ATGACACCACAGCAGTAAGCAAAAGGAATAGACAGTTGATGTCAAATGAAGATGTTTTGCCAGG GGAGAACTTCAGGACCATGATAGACCAGTTTGGAG CTAATGTAAACCAAGCCTTCCTGGCTAAGAAGAAACAACTTCATACCTTCACCAGTTCTTCAATAAAAACCAGCAACCAGAAGATGGTGCAATTGTGGCAGAACCAGCAGAGAGACAG GGGTCAGCTGACACAAGACTACACCTGCCAGTTCAATGCTGTGTTTCAGCAATGGAAGACTGATGTGCAAAAGTCAAAAGAAATGGATGAGAAACTTGTG AACATGTTCCAGCATCAGCAGAAAATGTTTCAGCACATGAGAGCAGCACAAGGACAGAGATTGAAGACACTAAAGCAGCTGATGGATCAGTATATACAG AGTCTGCAAGAAGTGGAGAAAACACACAATGAGGAGCAGGGAGCCCTCCTGGCTGATTTACGCCAGGAGATGTCCGCCTACCAGAAGAATATGCTCATAGTCACT CAACAACAGGAGATGGCATCTGTACGCAAGTCCTTGCAGTCCATGCTGATGTGA